A segment of the Deltaproteobacteria bacterium genome:
GCGGACCGCTCGAGTCGTCCACGTCGACCTGTCCTGTCGCCGTCTGGATCCGCCCCGCCACCTGGCGCTCGGCCTCGATCATCAGCGTGGCGACCTGCCCGGAGCTGGCGGCCCGAGCCACCTGGGCCAGGTCGTCGCTGCCCAGTCCCCTGGAGCGTGCCTGGACGAACGCCTCGGCCACGGCGGTCAGCCGCTCGCGACACCGAGGTTCGATGGCCTGCGAGGCCTGGACGCGCAGCTCTTCGATCGAGATGGCGTCCGGGTTGAGCTGAATCCCCGTGGCGGTCAGGAGCGGATTCTGGCTGACCTCGTGGAAGAGGTGATGGTGCTCCGGCAACGCGGCCAGGATCAGCGGCAGGCCCGAGGGATGCGAGTGGTGTTCCATCACGGCCCGATCGACGGCGCGGAAGAATCGTCTGGCGTCGAGGTCTGCCTCGTCCTTGCGCCCCCCGTGACCATGGTGCATCGGCGTGCTCCCCTGGCCCACGCCCCCATAGGAGGCGACGGTCCGATGCGGCTCGGTCAGCACTGCGCCCAGCGCCTCCTCGATGGTCCGAGGCACACCCGGCGCAAGATCCACCTCGTCGAGCACATCTCGGTCGCCCTCGAACAGCCGGACCTTGTGCAGGCTCAGGCCGAGGACTTGATACCGGTCGACCGACTGAAGGTGACGGCGCAATGGCCTGGTGTAGAAGGTGTCGGCCACCGCCACGAGCTCGCTCACGGGGCGCGCGAGCCGCAGCGCCCGAAAGACGTCGGGCCCGCCCAGCACGGCCAGTCCCTCCAGGGTGTGGTTCCAGAAGTCGCGATCGTCCGCCAGGGCTTCGAAGGGCTCGAGCAGGCGGCGGACCTCGACGGCCGGGAATTTCGGGCGGAGCAGCGCCTCCAGCTCCTTCACGAGGTTGCGAAAGCGGACCGGATCCTGGGCGTTTTCCGGAGCTCGCCGATGGGTCGGCTGATACAGCGAGAGACACGGCGGACGGTGCGGCGACGACAGCTCGTCGAAGAGCTTGCCGGTCAGCGAGGTGCTCGGTCCTTGCGTGGTGGTCATGCTCCCCTTCCGTCCTCGGGCATTCGCGCGGCGAAGGTCGGTCGCGGTGCCGGTCGCTCGCTTCCTCCGCAGCGGGATCGTGAGCAGGAAAAGCAACAGTCGTGCCACACAGCGCGCGGCCGCGTTCCACCAGCACGTCGCCTGCTTGGAGCGGCCCTGGCGACCTGGCCTTAGGAGCCCAGCCCGTTCAACCGGCTGTGGCCGTGCGGATTGCAAGGGCGGTCGTGCAGATTGCCAGGGTAGCGCGCCGGCTCCTCTGGCCGGATTTGGCGAGCAAGGCTCAGGGCCCGTTGCTCTCGGTCGGCAGCGATCGTCGCAGCTCCGGCACCACGCGCTCCAGGCGGGCATGGACGGCCTGCCTCACCAGCTGCCACAGCAATCCGTGGTCGGTGCCGTCGGCGAGCAGGCCGAGGGGAATCTGAAAGCCCCCCTTCTCCTCTCTGCCGCCGCCGTGGGGCTTGCCGTCGCGGTCCTTGCCGAATGCCGTGTGCAGGAACACCGCCGGGTCCACGCTCGGGTTGTTGGTGCGCAGGGAGCCATCGACGCGGTCGCCCACGATGCCGTAGACGATGATCGTGTCGATGTCCTCTCGCCGCAGAACGTAGTCTGCCGCGCTGGCGATGGCGTCCCGGTGTGCGACGGGCACGACGCCCACGCCGCTCAGGGCGAAGTTCCGCACCACGACCAGGTTCTGGAGCGCGAGCGAGACGACGTTCATGGCGACGGCGCTCACCATCTGGCGACCCACCTGCTCGAGCACGGTGCGGTCGCAGTGGGGCCGCAGGTAGGCGGCCGCGCTGAAGTCTGCGGCCGTGGCGGTGGCGAAGTCGTCCGTGTCGGTCTGGATGCCGAAGAGCAACGCGGTCGCGACCTGCTTGTCCTCGGAGCGTCCTCCGGTCAGCGGCGCGAGCCCCTGCTGCATGTACTCGGCGTAGATCGTGCTCGACGTTCCATAACCGCGGCGAACGTCGCAGAATGCGGCCTCGACCTTCGTCTCACCATAGTGGTGGTCTACCACGGTCAGCAGCTTGAGGCCGGCTGGCAGGTCGAGCGATGGTTCCGGAAAGGACGAATCGACGAGCGACAGGTGCTTGAAGGCCTCGAGGTCCCGCCCGCTCGCGAGGTGTCTCATCTGGATGCCGAGCAGCTTGAGCAGCGCCCGGTTCTCGCGGTGTGACACGGGGTGCACGTGGGCGATCGTGGCGGGCACCCCGAGCGCCGTGCAGATCCGCCAGTGGGCCAGCGCGCCGGCGATGGCATCCGGATCCGGATGTCCGGTGATCAGGATGACGAGGGGCTCGCCAGCGACGGCCCGGAGGACGCGCTCAAGCTCATCACGACGAGACCCCGCTGACGAATCCATGGTCATGACCGCAATTATCGCATGATCTCGAAGGGGGTCCCAGATCGCGGCCTCCGTCTCGGCGGTAACCAGCGCGCCGACCCGGTGAACCCTTGACCGCGCTGCGCGCGGCGGGTCAGAGTGCCGTCCATGTGTCGCGGCCCCCACTTCCTCGGGCGCTGGCGGATCTTCTTGCTCGTCCCGCTGATGCCTCTCGAGCCCGCCGTCGCGCGGGCCGATCGATCACCTTCCCCGATCGCGGCTCCTCCGGCCAGCCGGCCGACGGGGCAGCCTCCCCCGAGCTCGCGCGGTCTCGCACAGAACCCGGACGCACGCGGCGCTGGACCTCCCGCGAGCCGTGCAGCACGTTGCGCCGGGACCTACGCGACGGACCTGATCGCCCTCTCCAAGGATGCACGCGCCCTCGAGGAGCAGACGCGCTACACCCACTGCGTTCGATCGAGCGCCGTGTACCAGTGCGCCTACTACGCCGTCGACGGAACGCTGCAAACGCGTCGGATCACCACCGTGGCTCACGCCACGGCATTCGTCTTTCGCCGAGACGCGAAGCAGAGCTACCTGCTCACCAACCAGCACGTGAGTGAATGGCCGCTGGTCTCGACCAACACGGACCCGGGAGGGAGGGTCCCCGTGGGCTGCAAGCGGGTGACCCAGACCGTGACGATCGTGGACAACGAGGAGGACAGCTACTCGCAGGACGACAGACCTCTGGCTCGCGTGCTCGCCGACGAGACGCTCGACGTGAGCGTGCTGCGCACGCCGGAGAAGCTGCCGGCGCTGCCCTTCAGCCTTGGCCAGAGCGCGGCCCTCAGGGCGGGCGACGCGCTGCGCGTGCGCGGGTTTCCCCTCGGCGCCTTCCAGGCGATGCACGGTGGGAAGGTGGTCAGCGCGCGCGAGCGGGACCGGGAGGGTCGGTGGGACCACTGGGACTTCGTCACCGACGCCCAGCTCTCGGCCGGGAACAGCGGAAGTCCGGTGCTCGCGGTCTCCTGCGCCACGGGCCGGTTCGAGCTCGTGGGAGTCTTTCACGCGGGCTATTACCGAGGACAGTCCCTCAACGTGGTGGTCGGAGTCGACGAGCTGCGCCCGATCATGACCACCCTGAAGGCGCGGGCCCGCACCGAGCCTCTGGCGCCGCTGGTTGCCGCGCAGCGCCAGGAAATCCTGCGCGGTCTGGCGCGCGACCCTCCCGCCCACCTGGTTCCGTACGGCGGCCAGACGCTGGGCATCCGGGTCCTCGGCGGGCGCATGTTCTACGAGGTCTACTCCACCCGCTATCCGCTCCACACCTGGCCGCGCCTGATCGTCGAAGACCTGCCTGGTCACGGCTTCGGCCAGATCGGGCGGGTCTTCGCGGGCAGCGAGCACGGTCTGGTTGGCCGATCCTTCTCGGCACTCGAGCCGCGACATCAGCTGCGAGTCGGCCAGCTCGTCGACGACCTTCGGCGGCAGGTGCGGCTGATACTGACCTTCCGGGAGATGGAGATCCCCTCCCGGCGCAGCCGCCCGGCGTACGAGCGGTACCAGGCCATGGAGCGGCAGCTTGCCCGCGGCGAGGCGTTGCGGGCCTCCCGGCTGCGCGTCCTGCTGGATTGGGCCGTCCAGCTGGCACCAGGCCATAACGACCGGGCGGTGACCCTCGAGGCGCTCTGGCGGTCGGTCGAGCGAGACGTGCGCGCCGCAGAAGCGGCGAAGGAGCGCCGGAAGAAGCAGCCATCTCCGCAGCGTGCGCGCCCACCAGCCGTTGTGCCGGCACAGCCCACCCCGCGTTGAGATCTCTGGCGGCTACCGGCCTCGGGCAGCCGCCGCCGCGTCCGCAGATCGACGAGGCGGGCGTCGCGCCGCGACCCCGCTGCGGCATGGGCGTGACCAAGAGCCACTCGCGGCCGCACGTCTTCGACGACAACCGCTTCTCCGAGGCGCACTTCAAGACCCTCAAGTACCGGCCCGACTTCCCCGGCCACTTCGATGCCCTCGCCGCGGCCGTCGCGTACCACCGCGGCTTCTTCCGCTGGTACAACCACGAGCATCTCCACGAGGCGCTCGGCTTGCTCACGCCCGCCGACGTGCACTTCGGCCGCCCACCGGTCGTGCTCGCTGCTCGCCAACGCGTGCTCGACGCTCTGCCTACGCGGCACATCTCGAACGCTTCGTCCGCCGAGCACCGACCGCCGGCCTGCTCCCCACGGAGGCCTGGATTAACAAGCCAGCGACGGCGACGCTGCTGGCCACGAGAGAGGAGGCTCTAAAGTAAATGCGCCACAGAGCTGTCTCATTATCGTTGATGGGCACCGCGAGGCCTCGACGCCGCGAGGACTGGCGAGCGAGCAGAGATGACGCGCCACCTCGACGAAGGCTTGGGCGAGGGGGCCAAGAGAGGCCGCGTCGACCTGGCCCTCGTCGGCATGCAGAAGGTCCGCGACCAGGCGAAGAGGCGGAAGAACGACCTCGCCAACGGCACCCGCATCCGGCGCCAGCAGCAAGAGGTCGCTCTGCACGACCGGTAGCTCGGCCCTGACCAGGGGAGCCATCTGGACCTCGGCGGTCTAGCAAGCCGTCGGCGGACTCGGCCCCGCGACCATGGGTGACAAGCCGGCGCGGCGCAGCGAAATTGCGTCCTCGTGCTCCCAGAGCCACCACTCGTAGTCGTCGTCATCTCTCGGCCGCCAAAGCCGAGGGTCATGTGGCGCCAGGTCCGGAACGAGAGGCGCGGTGAGCTTCATCCGGCCGCCGCGACGGGTCAGGAGAACGTCCAGGCGGACCTGTTCTCGCCTTCCCACGGCGACGGTCCAGCTTCGCTCCTCGTCCCGCCCGAAGGGCAACTGGAGCTGCGCCGTTGGCAGCCCTGGGGACGTGCCGGCGAAATCCATCGACCGGTCGATCAGTGTTCTTAGCCACTCGCTCTCCGACATGTCCTGAGCGTGCCCGAGGGGCGTGCAACAAGGCTGCACAGTGGTCCAGGCGAGCGCGCTGTGCAGCGTACCTGCACACCTCTGCGCCATGCTCCATCCATGGCGCTCGTTTCCCGCAGGACCTTTTTGAAGTCGCTGGCGGCGGTGGGCGGTGGCGCGCTCCACGGACCGTACAGGGCGAACATCGACTCGGACGAGCTCCGCCGCGCTGCTCGCACGCTGCTGCGCGCACGCGGGGGCGAGGACTGGCACTGCGCGCACGAGGTGTTCGTGGCTGGCTGCCTCGGCCCCTGGGCCCGGTGGTACCCCGAGGGGCGCCGGCTGCTCCAGGCGATGGAGAGCGGGCCGGCCTGCTGCGCCGAGTCGGTGTCCGCCCTGGTTCGGGCGCGCGTGTACGGCGTCCATCCGCCGGCGATCGTCTTTGACGACCCGCTCGATCCGGCGGTCCTCGAGGACAGCTTCAACGCGTTCTTGAGGTGGCGGCACGAGGAGCATGTCATGCGAACGGGGCGATCACCCTCCTTCCCGCGAGGCGAGACGCCGGCCGAGGTGGCGTTCGACCTCCTGCGGACCACGACGGTGCCCTGGCTCGTGGATGGCGCGCCGCGCCCCTTCTTTGAAGCCCTGGGCTACGGCATCACGTCGCGGCCCGCGCTCTACCGCTCGATCTGGGGCACGACGCTGCAGCAGGATGCCGCTGTGCGGTCTGCGCGAGAGCGCCTGGCCCACCGGGAACGGGTCCAGTGGCTCGCGCGGGAACACTGGAGGGGCAAGGTCCGCTCGCTGGCGCGGCAGGTGCTCGGCGAGCTCGACGGCGAGGATCTCGTCGGCTTGCTGGCGTTCGAGGCTGCCGAGGAGGCCGGTTTGCTCGACGCGCTGCCTCGGCACGGTGCCGCCCCGATGGCGCTCACTCGACGCATCTTCCGGCGGGCCGTCGAGGCGCGTCCCGTCTCCGATGCCGGGGCGGTCGGCGCCGCGCTCCTGCGAGACCGCACCACCCTGCAGGTGTTCGCGGAGCGGCTCAAAGGGCAGAGCGTGGAGCGGCACGCGAGAAGGCGCACCCTGGCGTGCCTGGTCACGCTGGACTACGCGCGGCATTTGCCGGCTCTCCGGCGCTCGGTCTACACCGCAGGTCACACGCTGCCGCGAGCACACTGCACCGTCGGGGACTGGGTCTTCGCGACGGACACGGACGAGACGTTCTTCCCGTTCGCCTGTCCAAGCCTGCACGAGGGGCTCGAACACCTGTCCGACGCGGAGCTGCGGCGCGAGCTGCGTGATGCCGCTGGGTACGAGGGGCGCCTCGAAGCGACGATCGAGCTTGCGCATCGGTTGCGCGGACGGGCGCTGGCGCAGCTCGCCGGACCGACGCTGCGCAGCGCGGCGCCGGAGGAGGTCGCGCGGCTGCTCCAGGTCGTCGAGCAGGCAGATCCACGCACGGCGGGCGCCCTGGCCCGCCCGTTGCTCGGGCACCGGCAGTGGGTCGTGAGAGTCGCCGCCGCCGGTACGCTGCTCCGGACCGCGTAGACAGCGGGGCGGTGGGGACCGTGGCCTTCGCGCGGTGGACGCCGATCCAGCTCCGGCACGTGGGGACGAAGGCGCTGCGAGCTGACCATCAACGCGCCCCGTCGGGAGCTAGCGCGCGCACACGCGGCTCCCTACTCCAGGTCGGCGATGCGGAGGCGTTGCCATTCCTCCGGCGCCCCGGACGCGAGGTCGAAGGCCATCTCGACGGCGAAGGTCACCCGGACCCGTCCGTCGCGCTTCGCGACGCGCACGAAGGGCGGCGGGGGGCTCGGCGCTCGGTTATCCTGGTCGAGACAGGGCGACGCGAAGCCACGCGTGGCCAGCTCAAGATAGCCGAAGCGCGCGTCCCGACGGAGCACGCCCTGCTGCACGCGCGTCAGATCGAGGTGCTGAACCTTCCACGACGAGTCGTCGCCCCAGACGCACCCCCACACGAACCCGAACTCCCCGGTGGGCCATTCGTGGTCCTTGGTCCAGTACTCGCTCCCGGGACGGACGGAACCGTCGTGTACGTCCCACCAGTCGGGGACGTAGAAGCCCGCCGGACAGAACGGCGCCGCGGAGCCGGCTTCGCCCTCGGGCGTCGGAGGCTCCTCCGCGATCACCTCCCCGGACGCGAGATCCAGCACCGCCGTGCGCGTGTAGTCCCGCGAGATGAGCGCGAGCTCGCGGTCTCCCTGGCGGAAGGGTTCGAAGGTCTGGAACATGGTGTGATTGCGCTCGTAGGCGCAGCGCCTCTCGAGCGCGCGCGAGGACGGGTCCCGCCGGAAGACCTCCACCAGGCTCGTGTTCCAGCACCCGGGCGGACCGGGTCTGCCGGCGACCTTGACCGCGAACACGTCGCGCGGCCTGGGGCGGGATGGGAGCTCGAATTCGGTATCGACCGAGGCCTCGCGGATGACGAAGCCCCGGTTGTGGTACTGCGCGGCCCAGCTCTTGCCACCCAGCTCCCTGGCCTCGAGCTGCGCGATCGCAGCCTCGGCCTCCGGACGGGTAGGGAAGGCGCCGAAGAACGCGTCCTGCTCCCGTCCCTCGTGGAGAGCGTACACGCGATAGACGATGTCGCCGCGCATCGGAGGAGCACTCCCTTGTCGATGGTCCCGGCCGCGCTTCAGCAACTACTCGCCGCCACGCAGCCGCTGAAGGTGCAGGTGCTGCCGCAGGTCTTGACGCCCTTTCCGCCGGCCTTCGGCGTGCAGCAGCGCGTGACGCCCGGTTCGCAGCCGGTCTTCACACAGTCCCACTGGCAGCCCGTGCTCGTGTCGCAGGCCGCTCCGCGGCACGCCCCGCCGCCGCAGGCAGGGGGAGTGGCCGGGCAGCTCGAGACGCACGCGCCTGGCACCCACGCGTCCCACTGGCAGTTCGCGCCGCAGGTGCGCGTGGGACGTTGCGTCGAGCACTCGCCGCACGTTTGAGGCGCGCCGGTCTCGGGGGTGCCCGGCAGACACGCGCACCCGTCGGGGGTCGCGCCCCTGTCCCGCGGCCCGGAGGAATCGGAAAGGGCCTGGTCTGCCGGCCCTCCGTCGGGGAAGGGGTTCGTGCCCGGGCCTCCGTCGCTGGCGCCGGAGCCGCCACTGTCGGTGAAGCCGGGCCCCGCGCCGGCCACGCTGGGGGGGACGCATTGCCCTGCGGTCGTGCTCGAGAGGGTGCCGTAGCGGCGGCCGGAGTCGCACGCGGGATCCGCGTAGCTGCAGTACCCGGTCGTCTCGCAAACCCCGTGCTCGCCGCCCCGGTCGCACTGGGCCGCGTTCGAGCAGGTGTAAGGGGTCATGCTGCCGGCGCATCCCGACAGCTGGGCCAGCCCGAGCGCGGCTGCGAGGACGCTGAGGCGTCGCAACGCTAACGACTCCGACGTCGGTGCATACCATGATCTTGGTGTGGCCGTCCTGGGCTGTCAATCGTCACGAGGAGGGACCATTCGAGCCTGCGGTTCGCGACGCCGAGTCTGCGGCTCCGGGGCCGCGGACGGGCTCGTCCCGCTCAGCAGGGGGCGACGCCGCAGAGCCCGTAGCTGCAGTCGGACTTGCAGGTCTTGCTCCCCGGCTGACCGCTCGAAGTGGTGCAGCACTTCCAGGTTCCCGGCGTGCAACCGGACTTCTGGCAGCGCCAGGCGCAGCCCGTGCCGGCGTGGCATACCGGGGCGTGGCAGCTATCGCCGCAGTCGGGCGCCGGTCCGCAGAGCCCGACGCAGGTGCCGGCCGTCCACGGTCCCCACCGGCAATCCAGTCCGCACACCCGTGACGGGGTTCGCGAGACGCACTCGCTGCAGGTCACGGGCGTCCCATCTTGGCGTACGCCTGGAACGCACTCGCAGAGGTCAGGCGCGAGGGAGAGGTCAGCCGGGGGGCGTTCGGGCGCGGCATCGCGAGGCCCGTCGGTCGAGCGGCGCTGGTCCGTGACCCGGCTGCCGTCTCGCGCTCCACGATCCCTGCCTGCACCGTCGCGCCGCGAGGGGCCGTCGCCGAAGACTCCCGAGGGGCCGTCGCCGAAGACTCTCGAGGGGCCGTCGCCATGGAGGTGACCCCCGTCGGAGAATTCGGGGTTGGCGCCGTCGGTCCTCTGCGTCACGCAGCCGTTGTTCGAGGGGCCCGAGAGTTCCGCGTAGCGCCGCCCCGACGGACACGCGGGATCGGGAAAGCTGCAGGTCCCGCTCGCTTCGCAGAAACCCTGCTCGGCGCCCCGCGCGCACTGGCTCGCGCTGGTGCAGGAATAGGGCTGGGTGCTCGCGGAGCACGCCAGGCCGACCCCGATTGCGACCGCGAACAGCAGACTGGCCCACGGAGGAGGTGGTGCTGCGGGGCTCCGGTCCGGCATCCACCTATCAGGATGTGGTGTCGTCCGGACGGTGTCAACGACGCGAGCGGCCATGCCCCACTTCGGCCTTCGGGCGGACGCTGTGGTGATCGCGACGCTACCGCGCGACCTCCCACGCCAGGTGCGCGAGCTCGGGCTCGAGGAGTTTCTCCCAGGCCAGGCTCACCGCGGCGGGAGAGCCCGGGGTGCAGACGACGACCTTGCCCCGGTAGACCCCGGCCACGGCGCGCGAGAGCATGGCCGCCGCGCCCACCTGTTCGTAGCTCAGCATGCGAAAGAGCTCGCCGAAGCCGGGGAGGGTCTTCTCGAGCCGCTCCGCGAGGGCCTCGTAGGTGCTGTCGCGCTTCGAGAGGCCCGTCCCTCCGTTGAAGAGCACGAGCTGCGCGGGTCCCGCGGCGAGGCGGTCGAGGAGCTCGCGCACGGTTGCGGGGTCGTCGGGGACGATCTCGTAGGCCGCGACCATGTGGCCGGCCAGCTCCGCGCGCTCGCGCAGCAGGCGGCCGCTCTCGTCGGTCTCGGGGGTGCGGGTGTCGCTCACGGTCACGATGGCGAGGGTGACGGGGCCCTTCTTCGCCGCGTGGTGGCGGTGCTCTTCGGTGCTCTTCGAGTGGGTGTGCGCCATGGGCCGGGCTAGGCCGTCACGCGACGGTGCAGCGAGAAGCCGTAGACCGTGGCGTCCCCGCGGCGGCTCTTGATCATCGACGGCTCGAGCCGGTGGATGACCT
Coding sequences within it:
- a CDS encoding trypsin-like peptidase domain-containing protein, encoding MCRGPHFLGRWRIFLLVPLMPLEPAVARADRSPSPIAAPPASRPTGQPPPSSRGLAQNPDARGAGPPASRAARCAGTYATDLIALSKDARALEEQTRYTHCVRSSAVYQCAYYAVDGTLQTRRITTVAHATAFVFRRDAKQSYLLTNQHVSEWPLVSTNTDPGGRVPVGCKRVTQTVTIVDNEEDSYSQDDRPLARVLADETLDVSVLRTPEKLPALPFSLGQSAALRAGDALRVRGFPLGAFQAMHGGKVVSARERDREGRWDHWDFVTDAQLSAGNSGSPVLAVSCATGRFELVGVFHAGYYRGQSLNVVVGVDELRPIMTTLKARARTEPLAPLVAAQRQEILRGLARDPPAHLVPYGGQTLGIRVLGGRMFYEVYSTRYPLHTWPRLIVEDLPGHGFGQIGRVFAGSEHGLVGRSFSALEPRHQLRVGQLVDDLRRQVRLILTFREMEIPSRRSRPAYERYQAMERQLARGEALRASRLRVLLDWAVQLAPGHNDRAVTLEALWRSVERDVRAAEAAKERRKKQPSPQRARPPAVVPAQPTPR
- a CDS encoding transposase; this encodes MRSLAATGLGQPPPRPQIDEAGVAPRPRCGMGVTKSHSRPHVFDDNRFSEAHFKTLKYRPDFPGHFDALAAAVAYHRGFFRWYNHEHLHEALGLLTPADVHFGRPPVVLAARQRVLDALPTRHISNASSAEHRPPACSPRRPGLTSQRRRRCWPRERRL
- a CDS encoding molybdenum cofactor biosynthesis protein MoaB: MAHTHSKSTEEHRHHAAKKGPVTLAIVTVSDTRTPETDESGRLLRERAELAGHMVAAYEIVPDDPATVRELLDRLAAGPAQLVLFNGGTGLSKRDSTYEALAERLEKTLPGFGELFRMLSYEQVGAAAMLSRAVAGVYRGKVVVCTPGSPAAVSLAWEKLLEPELAHLAWEVAR